A single Oncorhynchus tshawytscha isolate Ot180627B linkage group LG01, Otsh_v2.0, whole genome shotgun sequence DNA region contains:
- the LOC112217406 gene encoding uncharacterized protein LOC112217406 has protein sequence MENENNRLVVATSPARSLVFFDLETTGLGQSCEIVQLAAVSGGHSLNLYTVPRCRMQRGAAKVTGFRVWRHRLYHHRCPVLTNSLKEVLVSFIAFLRMLDRPIVVGHNIRRFDCPVLARGLDEFDLKAEFQFAVSGCLDTLPLAREILKGRGLQSFRQENLVRIVVGISYEAHDALEDVRALQRLYGALRPTPEQVLRQSFTLDTMAEPAPKQPPAAKAKGSCRATGQWPLWKNFKQEVKVTEGPKGDTTGQGDATLIMDNGCK, from the exons ATGGAAAATGAGAACAATCGCCTCGTTGTGGCCACCAGCCCTGCCCGAAGTTTGGTTTTCTTTGACTTGGAGACAACAGGACTTG GTCAGAGCTGTGAAATCGTTCAGCTGGCTGCAGTAAGTGGGGGTCACTCCCTGAACCTCTACACTGTCCCTCGATGTCGGATGCAGCGTGGAGCCGCCAAGGTCACAGGCTTCAGAGTCTGGAGGCACAGGCTCTACCACCATCGCTGCCCTGTcctgaccaactccctcaaaGAAGTCCTAGTCTCCTTCATAGCCTTCTTGCGCATGCTTGACCGCCCAATTGTCGTTGGTCACAATATCCGTCGCTTCGACTGCCCTGTGCTAGCTAGAGGGCTTGATGAGTTTGACCTTAAAGCGGAGTTCCAGTTCGCAGTTTCTGGTTGCTTGGACACGCTCCCGTTGGCGCGAGAGATTCTGAAGGGACGCGGACTCCAGAGTTTTCGTCAGGAAAACCTTGTTCGGATAGTGGTTGGCATCTCCTATGAGGCACATGATGCCTTGGAGGATGTGCGGGCACTGCAGAGGCTCTATGGTGCCCTCAGGCCCACGCCAGAGCAGGTCCTCAGGCAGAGCTTCACCCTGGACACCATGGCAGAGCCAGCACCCAAGCAGCCCCCTGCAGCCAAGGCCAAGGGGTCCTGTAGGGCAACAGGTCAGTGGCCCCTGTGGAAgaacttcaaacaggaagtgaagGTCACAGAGGGACCCAAAGGGGACACCACAGGCCAGGGTGATGCAACTCTTATTATGGATAATGGTTGTAAATGA